ACTGACTATCGAGCAGAAGATCCTGATCGATGATCTTCTCATAGCCCTGGGGTCTGTAAGAAAGAAAGATACCTTCTTCGAAGGCTCGTCTCGAAAGAAGGTTGTCAATTCCAATCACGACATCTCCATCGAAATTCTCACGCTCGGAGATAATCAAGCTCAGCAGAGAACCCGAATCTCCAACAGCGCGAAACTCCACGGCAATTCCCGTCTTTTCTGTAAATTTCGCAAAAGTCTCCTGGGCCAGCGGTTGAAGGGAATCGTATGAATAAATCTTGAGCGGCAACAATGTCGAAAATGGAATGAAGAGGATCAATGATAAGACCAAAAATGTTCTTCTCATAAAAAACACCTCCAAAAGAGATTACCGGAGGCGCTATCCATGGCCGTCCCTACGCCGGTGCTAACCGGATCAGGTTCATGGGGTCTGCTTTCAGCACTCTCAGCCCTTTGGGCTCCCCCGGCAATCGATTATACCACCAGCCGTTTGGTGATACAATTGACGAGGAGGTGGTCACTTGAAGGCTGCGATCCTTCTCACAGGAGACGAAATCACAAAAGGGATTGTAAAAGACAGCAACGGAGGCTATCTTGCAGAGAGACTAACTGCCCTCGGATTTGAAGTCCAATCAATAGTTGTTGTTCCGGATAGTAAAGAGTTCATCATGCGCGAGATCAGAAATGCTCTCGACAGATCAGATCTTCTGCTGATCACCGGAGGGCTTGGAAGTACCTTCGACGATATAACCCTCCAGTCGGTCGCCGACTATCTCGGAAGAGAACTCCTTTATGATGGAAATTACCATTCTGCTCTTGTAGAGAGTTTCACAAGAAGGTTCTCAAGAGAGGCTCCTACCGGTTTGAAACGTCAGGCATTCGTTATACAGGACTCTGTTCAGCTGCCAAATTCCTCCGGAAGCGCAAGAGGCGCCTTCATAAGAACAGAGAGTAATGAAATAGTGATACTTCCCGGTCCTCCAATGGAGATGGAGACTGTTTTCAAAGAGGCATTGAAGCATATTTCACTTCCTTCTGCTACGTTCAGTAGGACTATAGGATTCGTTGACTTGACCGAACCCGAAGTGGAAGACTTCACCGAGCAAATGCTTTCGAAATTCACGGATGTGAAGTTCGTCACGAGAGTACGCTACTATTCAGGACCAACGGTAATTCTTACGGCCAATGACGAATCGGCGTTGGAGGAACTATGCAATCTTTTCACCGATCGCTGGAATAAATATATATATACAACTTCAGGCGAGGAACTCGTCGATGTTGTGGTAAGGGAGTTGAGAGACAGGAAGCTGACAATTTCGATTGCAGAGTCCTGTTCGGGAGGAAGGCTCTCTGCGCTTCTCACTTCTGTTCCGGGAGTGTCGACTTTGTTTCCCGGCGGTATTGTCTCCTATTCAAACAAAGTCAAGTCGTCTTTGTTGAACGTTAGCGAAAACACTCTCAGACAATATGGAGCCGTCTCCGAAGAGGTGGCATTTGAGATGGCTGCAGGAACAGAAATTCTCTTCGGAACAGACGTGGGCCTTTCAGTAACTGGAATAGCCGGTCCTTCAGGCGGTAGCGACTTCAAACCGGTGGGGCTTGTCTGCTCCGGTATTAGGATAGGCAGTTCAATTAAGACCTACACCGACAGATTCAAA
The Mesotoga sp. BH458_6_3_2_1 DNA segment above includes these coding regions:
- a CDS encoding nicotinamide-nucleotide amidohydrolase family protein; this encodes MKAAILLTGDEITKGIVKDSNGGYLAERLTALGFEVQSIVVVPDSKEFIMREIRNALDRSDLLLITGGLGSTFDDITLQSVADYLGRELLYDGNYHSALVESFTRRFSREAPTGLKRQAFVIQDSVQLPNSSGSARGAFIRTESNEIVILPGPPMEMETVFKEALKHISLPSATFSRTIGFVDLTEPEVEDFTEQMLSKFTDVKFVTRVRYYSGPTVILTANDESALEELCNLFTDRWNKYIYTTSGEELVDVVVRELRDRKLTISIAESCSGGRLSALLTSVPGVSTLFPGGIVSYSNKVKSSLLNVSENTLRQYGAVSEEVAFEMAAGTEILFGTDVGLSVTGIAGPSGGSDFKPVGLVCSGIRIGSSIKTYTDRFKGNRETIQLRGANTVIKRLWRLLWNEYYIK